In Myxococcus stipitatus, the following are encoded in one genomic region:
- a CDS encoding alpha/beta hydrolase, translating into MSSTAAECVPCVLHSNQKGGRIRRWLPLGLGLGLLPVAMLLGVAAPRIHVSVSGWSYAVGLWLVTLGLLTHPWRSWRGLTRAGLGLMLLVAVSRVAASEGEQVQLVRLPHGRSPWVNRLVAERDGTLLVAHALVLARSLPSSDSREFIAALETAYARLDAVGGVITPAVATYLGMQSPEGFDTVVVPTPGKATPEVAVIFLHGYAGNFAVYCWQMAQAARAIGALTVCPSVGPSGKWGTADGARTVAVTLDWLASQGIRRVFLGGLSNGGLGASLLVNDLSHPRIELSGLVLVSGASSSAPVPRVPTLVVQGRHDTMMPMRSMRAYVAKAGPVASYVEVNSGHFAFLDQREVCVRAISGWLVQQEQRVVR; encoded by the coding sequence ATGTCTTCGACCGCGGCGGAATGTGTGCCCTGTGTCCTTCATTCCAACCAGAAGGGAGGACGCATCCGACGATGGCTGCCTCTCGGACTGGGGTTGGGGCTCCTGCCGGTTGCGATGCTGCTCGGCGTGGCCGCGCCGCGCATCCATGTGTCTGTGTCGGGCTGGAGCTATGCCGTGGGCCTCTGGCTCGTCACCTTGGGGCTGCTCACGCATCCATGGCGGAGTTGGCGAGGACTGACCCGCGCTGGCCTGGGACTGATGTTGCTGGTGGCCGTGTCGCGGGTGGCCGCTTCAGAGGGTGAGCAAGTTCAGCTCGTGCGCCTTCCCCATGGGCGCTCGCCTTGGGTGAACCGCCTGGTGGCGGAGAGAGATGGGACCTTGTTGGTGGCGCATGCGTTGGTCCTCGCCAGGTCTCTCCCTTCTTCCGATTCGAGGGAGTTCATTGCGGCCCTGGAGACCGCCTATGCGCGGCTGGATGCGGTGGGCGGGGTCATCACCCCAGCGGTCGCCACCTACCTGGGGATGCAGTCTCCCGAGGGCTTCGACACCGTGGTTGTTCCCACTCCGGGAAAGGCCACCCCCGAGGTCGCGGTCATCTTCCTGCATGGCTATGCGGGCAACTTCGCCGTGTATTGCTGGCAGATGGCACAGGCGGCGCGGGCCATCGGCGCGCTGACGGTCTGTCCCTCCGTGGGTCCTTCGGGGAAGTGGGGAACCGCGGACGGTGCCCGCACGGTGGCGGTGACACTCGACTGGCTCGCGAGCCAAGGGATTCGCCGGGTCTTCCTTGGGGGACTCTCGAACGGAGGGCTGGGCGCGAGCCTGCTCGTGAACGACCTCTCCCATCCACGCATCGAGCTGAGCGGGTTGGTGCTCGTCTCCGGCGCCAGCTCCAGCGCGCCTGTTCCTCGCGTACCGACGTTGGTGGTGCAAGGCCGACACGACACCATGATGCCCATGCGGTCCATGCGGGCCTATGTCGCGAAGGCAGGGCCCGTCGCCTCCTATGTCGAGGTGAACAGCGGCCACTTCGCCTTCCTCGACCAGCGGGAGGTGTGTGTGCGCGCCATCTCGGGCTGGCTGGTCCAGCAGGAGCAGCGGGTGGTGCGCTGA
- a CDS encoding TerB family tellurite resistance protein translates to MRMPAAPDSQFHIEVLKLLLQMVTSDDRVTRAEIDHLVAAARGMSVPLAELTELTQCLQNGSPLPAPNLGLLRTNPPEVIRAAHELMTHEGSIHAEEISMLRQIRQMLGVAS, encoded by the coding sequence ATGCGAATGCCCGCGGCCCCCGACTCCCAATTCCACATCGAAGTCCTCAAGCTCCTGCTCCAGATGGTCACCAGCGATGACCGGGTGACCCGCGCGGAGATCGACCACCTCGTCGCGGCCGCCCGCGGCATGAGCGTCCCGCTGGCGGAGCTGACCGAGCTCACACAGTGCCTCCAGAACGGCTCGCCGCTGCCCGCCCCCAACCTGGGCCTCCTGCGGACAAACCCACCGGAGGTCATCCGAGCCGCCCACGAACTCATGACCCATGAGGGCAGCATCCACGCGGAGGAGATCTCCATGCTCCGCCAGATTCGGCAAATGCTCGGCGTGGCGAGCTGA